A genomic segment from Thermoproteota archaeon encodes:
- a CDS encoding class I SAM-dependent methyltransferase has translation MDWKDLLIDLYMRRAEKNVLEVGTGFGANLSLLLDVFSDSTIVTVDPELSASNRVPQGVHFVQARAESLPFRNESFDLLSTVATMHHLTDVQAALGEFRRVLRCTGRLVLMDWTPDSKYNPHGRERVSRIMEEVMSSVDHYIQVIHMEEEEDYYVICGAKLC, from the coding sequence ATGGATTGGAAGGACCTCCTGATAGACCTGTACATGAGGAGAGCGGAAAAGAACGTTCTAGAGGTAGGTACAGGTTTCGGAGCTAACCTATCCCTCCTTTTGGATGTTTTCTCAGATTCCACGATAGTGACAGTTGATCCCGAGCTCTCCGCATCGAACAGGGTTCCTCAAGGGGTTCACTTCGTTCAGGCTAGGGCCGAGAGCCTGCCCTTCAGGAATGAATCCTTTGATCTGCTCTCCACCGTTGCCACGATGCACCATCTCACCGACGTCCAGGCAGCACTTGGCGAGTTCAGGAGGGTGCTCAGATGCACCGGCAGGCTGGTCTTAATGGACTGGACCCCCGACTCCAAGTACAATCCTCACGGGAGGGAGAGGGTGTCAAGGATCATGGAAGAGGTAATGTCCTCCGTGGACCACTATATACAGGTCATTCACATGGAGGAGGAAGAGGACTACTACGTGATATGCGGAGCCAAGCTCTGCTGA
- a CDS encoding heavy metal translocating P-type ATPase, translated as MKLEDLFWASVLIASLISVILHITGMEGLDSLLLLLLIAMISSYTVWEGLHERKVELEHAVNLLMVGVGALTYWLDLHLEGTLLLGMFGLAEILEHVAMKRAESGLKELMEYLPRKAKVERDGSLIEVEFDSIRRGDLVVVARGERVPVDGLVVRGRGHLDQSVVTGEPLPVGVEVDSYVHSGSLLVEGSLIIRALNVGREAFISRILAMVEEFRERKSSGERLVQRFSKYYLPSMLALSALAWALLGVRAAIVLVAVACPSAFLVAAPATTLTSLAVAARRGVLFKGSAPVEMAAKVRIVAIDKTGTLTLGRLVVRELHMDVEDFRLLASLELASQHPVARALVEEAKRMGLKLSIPEEVEEVPGEGIKGLVEGAEVVAGRASFVGVEEAMGGSVVVHASVRERYGYVSLGDEVNPMAREVVERLKEMDLRVAMLTGDREESARPVAEGLGIHELYADLSPEGKVEIVRRLKEFGCVAMVGDGINDAPALAAADLGVAVGSLEASIEAGDVALVSGIPSLPWLFRASRSVASTFWSNMALVGIFKAVAALLGVIGYIPLWAAVALGDDGGLLLVMANLVGLAREILREG; from the coding sequence TTGAAACTGGAGGATCTCTTCTGGGCTTCGGTGCTGATCGCATCGCTGATATCCGTTATCCTGCACATAACCGGTATGGAGGGCTTGGATTCGCTTCTACTCCTTTTACTGATAGCCATGATCTCCTCATATACGGTGTGGGAGGGGCTCCACGAGAGGAAGGTGGAGCTAGAGCATGCGGTTAACCTGCTGATGGTCGGAGTTGGCGCCCTCACCTACTGGCTAGACCTCCACCTTGAGGGTACCCTCCTCCTCGGGATGTTCGGACTGGCCGAGATACTGGAGCATGTAGCAATGAAGAGGGCCGAGTCCGGGTTGAAGGAGTTGATGGAGTACCTTCCGAGGAAGGCCAAGGTGGAGAGGGACGGTTCCCTCATAGAGGTGGAGTTCGATTCCATAAGGAGGGGTGACCTAGTGGTTGTGGCTAGGGGCGAGAGGGTCCCCGTGGATGGTCTGGTGGTCAGGGGCAGGGGTCACCTAGACCAGTCAGTGGTGACCGGCGAGCCCCTACCTGTGGGGGTGGAGGTGGACAGCTACGTTCACTCCGGCTCCCTCTTGGTCGAGGGAAGCCTGATCATCAGAGCCCTGAATGTTGGGAGGGAGGCATTCATCTCGCGCATACTCGCCATGGTGGAGGAGTTTAGGGAGAGGAAGTCCTCCGGAGAAAGGCTGGTCCAGAGGTTCAGCAAGTACTACCTCCCGTCGATGCTCGCCCTCTCTGCGCTGGCATGGGCCCTCCTAGGGGTGAGAGCGGCCATAGTCTTGGTCGCCGTCGCCTGTCCAAGCGCCTTCCTCGTCGCCGCTCCGGCCACGACCCTCACATCGCTGGCTGTGGCTGCGAGGAGAGGAGTTCTGTTCAAGGGATCCGCTCCTGTCGAGATGGCCGCCAAGGTAAGGATTGTAGCCATAGACAAGACCGGTACTCTCACACTGGGGAGGTTGGTGGTGAGGGAGTTACACATGGATGTGGAGGATTTCAGACTGTTAGCCTCTCTGGAGCTGGCCTCGCAGCATCCCGTGGCCAGAGCTCTTGTGGAGGAAGCCAAGAGGATGGGCCTGAAGCTCTCGATACCCGAGGAGGTGGAGGAGGTACCGGGCGAGGGGATAAAGGGGTTAGTAGAGGGAGCGGAGGTGGTCGCCGGGAGGGCGTCCTTCGTCGGGGTTGAGGAGGCTATGGGTGGGAGCGTCGTCGTTCATGCCTCGGTGAGGGAGAGGTACGGCTACGTGTCGCTCGGGGATGAGGTGAATCCCATGGCTAGGGAGGTGGTCGAACGACTGAAAGAGATGGATCTCCGCGTTGCCATGCTCACCGGTGACAGGGAGGAGAGCGCCAGACCGGTAGCCGAGGGCTTGGGGATCCACGAGCTCTATGCGGATCTCTCCCCAGAAGGGAAGGTGGAGATCGTCAGGAGGCTGAAGGAGTTCGGGTGTGTCGCGATGGTCGGTGACGGGATAAATGATGCCCCAGCTCTCGCTGCGGCCGACTTGGGTGTGGCCGTCGGCAGTTTGGAGGCCTCGATCGAGGCGGGCGATGTGGCCCTCGTGTCAGGCATCCCGTCACTGCCATGGCTGTTCAGGGCTTCTAGGTCCGTAGCATCTACCTTCTGGTCGAAT